One part of the Gossypium raimondii isolate GPD5lz chromosome 1, ASM2569854v1, whole genome shotgun sequence genome encodes these proteins:
- the LOC128034551 gene encoding uncharacterized protein LOC128034551, producing the protein MAPYEALYGRKCCTPLCWTELGERRVLGPELVSETEDKVRLIRDRLKAASDRKKSYADLKWREIEYSVGDFVFLKVSPWKKLELPPVLDRIHDVFHVSMLRRYCSDPTHIVPVEEIDVRPDLTFEEEPVQMLDCDVKVLRRKSIPLVKVPWRNHSSEDATWEPEDTMRQ; encoded by the exons atggcaccttacgaggcactGTACGGTCGTAAGTGTTGcactcctttatgttggactgagttgggcgagcgaCGTGTTCTAGGTCCTGAGTTGGTCTCTGAGACAGAggataaggttagattgattcgGGATCGTTTGAAAGCGGCTTCTGACAGGAAAaaatcttatgcggatttgaagTGGCGTGAGATCGAGTATTCTGTGGGGGACTTCGTTTTTCTGAAGGTCTCACCATGGAAGAAG TTGGAGCTACCTCCGGTGTTGGATCgtatccatgatgtgtttcatgtctctatgttgaggcgTTACTGCTCTGAtcctactcatattgtccctgttGAGGAGATTGATGTTAGGCCAGACTTGACCTTTGAGGAGGAGCCTGTCCAAATGCTGGATTGTGACGTAAAGGTTCTGAGGAGGAAGTCTATTCCTTTGGTGAAGGTTCCATGGCGTAATCATAGTAGTGAGGATGCcacgtgggagcctgaggatACGATGCGTCAGTAG